The following proteins are encoded in a genomic region of Gammaproteobacteria bacterium:
- the ahpF gene encoding alkyl hydroperoxide reductase subunit F gives MLDATIKTQLDTYLKNLVNPIEITVSVNDSTKAQELLSLATEIAQLSEKITLSKSTDSEGRAPLMAIGPKGEAARVEFAGIPMGHEFTSLILALLQSGGHPSKVEQAIQDQIKGLDAELSFETYISLSCQNCPEVVQALNLMAVLNPKIKHTMIDGALFQNEVESRNIMAVPAIYLNGEPFSQGRMAIEDILNKVDSGAAKKQAAALSDKAPYDVLIVGGGPAGASAAIYAARKGIRTGIVADRFGGQVMDTMSIENFISVKATEGPKLVANLEQHVLDYDVDLVKGQKASKLTDKIKNSGYLEVTLDSGAVLKSRSVILATGARWREMNVPGEQKYRGKGVAYCPHCDGPLFKGKRVAVIGGGNSGIEAAIDLAGIVEHVTVLEFADKLLADEVLQRKARSLKNIDIIMNAQTTEVLGDDERVNGLNYTDRTTNESHKVELAGIFVQIGLLPNTEFLEGDIELSKRGEIIIDDRGQTSIPGVMAAGDVTTVPYKQIIIAMGAGSTAALSAFDHLIRTSAPEETVEDKAA, from the coding sequence ATGTTAGATGCAACAATTAAAACGCAACTGGACACCTATTTAAAAAACCTCGTCAATCCGATTGAGATTACTGTGTCCGTTAATGACAGCACCAAAGCGCAAGAATTACTTAGCCTGGCAACTGAAATTGCCCAGCTATCAGAAAAAATTACACTAAGCAAAAGCACCGACTCTGAAGGCCGCGCACCCTTAATGGCCATTGGCCCAAAAGGCGAAGCTGCACGCGTAGAGTTTGCTGGCATTCCTATGGGGCATGAATTTACCTCATTAATATTGGCACTACTGCAAAGCGGTGGTCACCCATCTAAAGTCGAACAAGCCATACAAGATCAAATTAAAGGTCTAGATGCAGAGTTAAGCTTTGAAACCTATATTTCTCTGTCATGCCAAAACTGCCCCGAGGTTGTTCAGGCATTAAACCTAATGGCTGTACTCAACCCAAAGATTAAACACACCATGATCGACGGTGCGTTATTTCAAAACGAAGTTGAATCACGCAACATCATGGCCGTACCCGCCATCTACCTCAATGGTGAACCCTTTAGCCAAGGCCGTATGGCGATTGAAGATATTCTCAATAAAGTTGATAGCGGCGCAGCCAAAAAGCAAGCGGCAGCACTCTCAGATAAAGCCCCCTACGATGTGCTCATTGTCGGTGGTGGTCCAGCCGGCGCATCAGCAGCCATTTACGCCGCACGTAAAGGCATTCGTACTGGCATCGTCGCCGATCGTTTTGGTGGCCAGGTAATGGACACCATGAGCATCGAAAACTTCATTTCTGTTAAAGCAACTGAAGGCCCGAAACTGGTAGCCAACCTTGAACAACACGTACTCGACTATGACGTCGATCTCGTTAAAGGCCAAAAAGCCAGCAAACTTACCGATAAAATAAAAAACTCTGGATACCTTGAAGTGACACTCGATAGTGGTGCCGTACTAAAGAGCCGTTCCGTGATTTTGGCCACTGGCGCACGTTGGCGTGAAATGAACGTGCCTGGTGAGCAAAAATATCGTGGCAAAGGCGTTGCCTATTGTCCACATTGTGATGGGCCGTTGTTTAAAGGCAAACGTGTTGCTGTTATTGGTGGTGGTAATTCCGGTATCGAAGCTGCTATCGACCTCGCTGGCATTGTCGAGCATGTCACCGTATTAGAATTTGCCGACAAACTGTTAGCAGACGAAGTGCTGCAACGTAAAGCACGTTCTTTGAAGAACATCGACATCATCATGAATGCTCAAACCACTGAGGTGCTTGGTGATGACGAGCGAGTCAATGGTCTTAATTATACCGATCGCACAACAAATGAATCACATAAAGTTGAGCTAGCAGGTATTTTTGTACAAATCGGTTTGCTTCCTAATACCGAATTTCTCGAAGGTGATATTGAGCTGAGTAAACGCGGAGAAATCATTATCGACGATCGTGGCCAAACCTCCATACCCGGCGTTATGGCCGCAGGTGATGTCACCACTGTCCCTTATAAACAAATCATTATCGCTATGGGCGCTGGCTCTACTGCCGCACTGAGCGCATTCGACCACTTGATTCGCACCTCAGCACCTGAAGAGACAGTGGAAGATAAAGCCGCCTAG
- the ahpC gene encoding alkyl hydroperoxide reductase subunit C — MALINTQIKPFQASAFKQGEFFDISDKDVQGKWAIFFFYPADFTFVCPTELGDMADHYKEFQKRGVEIFSVSTDTHFTHKAWHDASDTIGKIQYTMIGDPTGLITRNFEVMREEQGLADRGTFLIDPDGVIQTMEVTAEGIGRDAEQLLNKVKAAQYVAANPGEVCPAKWKEGEATLAPSLDLVGKI; from the coding sequence ATGGCGTTAATTAATACACAAATCAAACCATTCCAGGCCAGCGCTTTCAAGCAAGGTGAATTCTTCGATATATCTGACAAAGACGTTCAAGGCAAATGGGCTATATTCTTTTTCTACCCTGCCGACTTCACCTTTGTTTGTCCGACTGAACTTGGTGATATGGCCGATCATTACAAAGAGTTCCAAAAACGTGGCGTAGAAATCTTTTCAGTCTCTACCGACACTCACTTTACCCACAAAGCCTGGCACGATGCATCTGACACCATTGGCAAAATCCAGTACACCATGATTGGTGATCCAACTGGCTTAATTACGCGCAACTTTGAAGTCATGCGTGAAGAGCAAGGTCTGGCAGATCGCGGTACGTTTTTGATCGACCCAGACGGCGTTATTCAAACCATGGAAGTCACTGCTGAAGGTATTGGTCGTGATGCAGAACAATTGCTAAACAAAGTCAAAGCAGCACAATACGTAGCAGCAAACCCAGGTGAAGTTTGCCCAGCTAAATGGAAAGAGGGTGAAGCAACCTTGGCTCCATCACTGGATCTGGTTGGTAAAATCTAA
- a CDS encoding GNAT family N-acetyltransferase, with amino-acid sequence MVQVKIRPAQNKDIPFLGWVMFTAARSHLAESPWGVIFHEPEARTRILLERMSQIPALPWSHVSRFRIAEVGGAPVAAMCGFVPVVEGSPILAELELGVAKQEFNYSAERLAGVLDRLTVATLGFPEDLPDIWGIENVAVLPKFRGKGILDRLFMHVLEEGRKKGFKRVQTLCLIGNERGQQAFERNGFKVLSQKTNPVFNELFGTPGAKLLVQDL; translated from the coding sequence ATGGTGCAAGTGAAGATTCGGCCTGCGCAGAACAAAGACATCCCTTTCCTTGGTTGGGTAATGTTTACGGCTGCGCGTTCTCACCTCGCCGAGTCGCCTTGGGGTGTGATTTTTCATGAACCCGAAGCGCGAACCCGAATATTGTTGGAGCGTATGTCTCAAATTCCAGCTCTGCCTTGGTCCCACGTTTCGAGATTTCGGATTGCTGAGGTGGGCGGGGCGCCCGTTGCTGCCATGTGTGGGTTTGTACCCGTGGTTGAGGGTTCTCCTATTTTGGCCGAATTAGAGCTTGGCGTTGCGAAACAAGAATTCAACTATTCCGCAGAACGTTTGGCCGGAGTCCTCGATCGCCTCACGGTTGCGACGTTAGGATTTCCCGAGGATCTGCCCGATATTTGGGGGATCGAAAATGTTGCCGTTCTGCCGAAATTTCGTGGCAAAGGGATACTTGATCGCCTGTTCATGCACGTTCTTGAAGAGGGGCGGAAAAAAGGTTTTAAACGGGTGCAAACTTTGTGCCTGATTGGTAATGAGCGGGGCCAACAAGCATTTGAACGCAACGGATTCAAGGTGTTGTCCCAGAAGACAAACCCGGTGTTTAATGAGCTGTTTGGAACTCCCGGTGCTAAGTTGCTTGTTCAAGATTTATGA
- the dnaX gene encoding DNA polymerase III subunit gamma/tau codes for MSYQVLARKWRPRSFTELVGQTHVVTPLTNALKQKRVHHAFLFSGTRGVGKTTIARVFAKALNCETGVTAEPCGQCSACTEIDEGRFIDLIEVDAASRTKVDDTRELLDNVPYAPSRGRYKVYLIDEVHMLSKHSFNALLKTLEEPPPHVKFLLATTDPQKLPVTVLSRCLQFNLKRLPLEAISGHLEKILKSEGIEFETAALTQIAAAAEGSVRDSLSLLDQAIAFSNGKILADDVRSMLGSISHDYVVSLLEALANADAARLLEIVGTLMEQGADANAVLAELVSSLHLIAMLQAHPQLNDDRLATRTELSAFTDRIGAEDVQLFYQIAIMARRDMPYVPDTRSGLEMTLLRMLAFKPAERGAAVVTATPAESDSSQQVLSTPQPAPVFDQAQPRSAADAMAMATASKKKSVAHVSPTSPAKSSPVPDADTAVQLTTHPQPIKVEQFKPQPVKPKPVKPGPVKPEQVKQLAPDVSVVIDTAINEWETIVESLGIEALVRELAMNSVLQSHNNSVFNITLNKSQPHLNNERLEKRLEQALQQRFGKTTKLVVALGVAVNTPAAIVKARYDKKVDKARIALENDHTVQQLKEVFGAEMQQDSIRPVE; via the coding sequence ATGAGTTATCAGGTTCTGGCACGCAAATGGCGGCCACGGTCGTTTACCGAACTCGTCGGTCAAACGCATGTGGTGACGCCGCTTACCAATGCCCTTAAACAAAAGCGGGTTCATCACGCTTTTTTATTTAGCGGCACCCGTGGTGTCGGTAAAACCACTATCGCCCGCGTTTTCGCCAAGGCGCTCAATTGTGAGACAGGTGTTACGGCTGAGCCTTGTGGTCAGTGCAGTGCCTGCACTGAAATTGATGAAGGTCGTTTTATCGATTTGATTGAAGTGGATGCGGCATCACGTACCAAGGTCGATGACACCCGTGAGTTGCTTGATAACGTGCCCTATGCGCCATCACGTGGGCGCTACAAGGTGTACCTCATTGATGAGGTGCACATGCTCTCTAAACACAGTTTTAATGCATTATTGAAAACACTGGAAGAACCGCCACCGCATGTGAAATTTTTGCTGGCGACGACTGACCCACAAAAATTGCCGGTCACCGTATTATCACGCTGTTTGCAGTTTAATCTCAAACGCTTGCCCTTAGAGGCGATTAGTGGCCACTTAGAAAAGATACTCAAAAGTGAAGGCATTGAATTTGAAACAGCCGCTTTAACGCAAATTGCTGCTGCGGCCGAAGGCAGTGTGCGTGATAGTTTGAGTTTGCTTGATCAGGCTATTGCGTTTTCTAATGGCAAAATACTCGCCGATGATGTGCGCAGTATGTTGGGCTCAATTAGCCATGACTATGTGGTGTCTCTGCTTGAAGCCTTGGCTAATGCCGATGCTGCACGTTTATTAGAAATTGTCGGCACCTTGATGGAGCAGGGTGCTGATGCCAATGCCGTGCTGGCTGAGTTAGTTAGCAGCCTGCACTTAATTGCTATGTTGCAAGCGCATCCACAATTAAACGATGACCGTTTAGCAACACGGACAGAACTGAGCGCATTTACCGATCGTATCGGTGCTGAAGATGTTCAACTATTTTATCAAATCGCTATTATGGCGCGACGCGATATGCCTTATGTACCCGACACACGTAGTGGTCTTGAAATGACCTTGTTACGTATGTTGGCCTTTAAGCCAGCAGAGCGTGGCGCTGCTGTTGTGACCGCGACACCAGCAGAAAGTGATAGCTCGCAACAGGTTTTATCGACACCACAGCCAGCGCCTGTTTTTGATCAAGCGCAGCCCAGATCAGCAGCAGATGCAATGGCAATGGCCACTGCCTCAAAAAAAAAGTCAGTAGCTCACGTAAGTCCGACAAGCCCGGCTAAGTCTAGCCCTGTACCTGACGCAGACACAGCAGTGCAACTTACTACACACCCGCAACCCATTAAAGTAGAACAATTTAAGCCTCAGCCGGTCAAACCCAAGCCAGTTAAGCCCGGGCCAGTTAAACCGGAACAAGTCAAACAGCTTGCGCCTGATGTGTCGGTAGTGATTGATACAGCCATTAATGAATGGGAAACAATTGTTGAGTCGTTAGGCATTGAGGCATTGGTGCGTGAATTGGCAATGAATTCTGTACTACAGAGTCATAACAATAGCGTGTTTAATATTACACTCAATAAGTCACAGCCACATTTGAATAATGAGCGTTTAGAGAAGCGGCTTGAGCAGGCGTTGCAACAGCGCTTTGGTAAAACAACCAAGTTAGTGGTTGCGCTAGGTGTAGCGGTTAATACACCCGCTGCCATCGTTAAAGCGCGTTATGATAAAAAAGTAGATAAGGCACGTATTGCATTAGAGAATGACCATACTGTGCAACAATTGAAAGAAGTGTTTGGTGCAGAAATGCAGCAGGATTCGATACGCCCGGTTGAATAA
- a CDS encoding helix-turn-helix domain-containing protein, with protein MSRSTLTDFKNKALSKAAVNKEYQSLAPAYALRKKLIALRQKAGLTQEQVADVLHTQKSNISRLENANSVNSPKLSTIEQYADAVGYDVEIKFTPKRAHNKSINRT; from the coding sequence ATGAGCAGATCAACACTAACAGATTTTAAAAATAAAGCACTTTCTAAAGCTGCTGTTAATAAAGAGTATCAATCTCTAGCCCCAGCCTATGCATTACGTAAAAAGCTCATCGCACTTCGCCAAAAAGCGGGGTTAACCCAGGAGCAGGTTGCTGATGTACTGCATACACAGAAAAGCAATATTTCTAGGCTAGAGAATGCAAACTCAGTTAATTCTCCAAAATTATCAACGATTGAGCAATACGCTGATGCAGTAGGTTATGACGTTGAAATTAAATTCACGCCAAAAAGAGCACATAACAAGTCAATAAACCGGACGTAA
- a CDS encoding YbaB/EbfC family nucleoid-associated protein, translated as MMKGGISGLMKQAQKMQENMQKAQEQLAEMEVDGKAGGGLVSVVMTGRHDLRKVTIDDSLMDDKEMLEDLIAAAVNDAVRTVETTTKEKMGAVTGGMNLPAGMKMPF; from the coding sequence ATGATGAAAGGTGGAATTAGTGGTTTGATGAAACAAGCGCAAAAAATGCAAGAGAACATGCAAAAAGCGCAAGAACAACTAGCAGAGATGGAAGTTGACGGCAAAGCTGGGGGCGGCTTGGTGAGCGTTGTCATGACTGGTCGTCATGATCTACGTAAAGTCACCATTGATGACAGTTTAATGGATGACAAAGAAATGCTTGAAGACCTGATTGCTGCGGCAGTGAACGATGCCGTGCGTACAGTTGAAACGACAACCAAAGAAAAAATGGGCGCAGTGACCGGCGGCATGAATTTGCCTGCTGGTATGAAGATGCCATTTTAG